Proteins co-encoded in one Ruegeria pomeroyi DSS-3 genomic window:
- a CDS encoding sterol desaturase family protein, translated as MENESLVRLAMFVGLFVLFAIAERLAPRRMVHPRRPRRWLTNLTISVLNTVTLRALAVGLPLLAVGAALDASALGWGLFNHLGWPGWVEVLLAVLILDFAIWGQHLITHKIPLLWRLHRVHHADTDIDVTTAIRFHPVEIALSMLLKIGLVYLLGPSALAVILFEILLNGTALFNHSNLRLPLALDAVLRKVLVTPDMHRVHHSVLREEHDSNYGFALSIWDRMMGTYVAQPAKGHDEMTIGLAWQDDRPTRLGWSLLLPFRRR; from the coding sequence ATGGAAAACGAGAGCCTTGTCCGGCTGGCGATGTTTGTCGGCCTTTTTGTCCTGTTTGCGATTGCCGAGCGGCTGGCCCCGCGCCGGATGGTTCATCCACGGCGCCCGCGACGCTGGTTGACCAACCTGACGATATCGGTGCTGAACACCGTGACCCTGCGCGCCCTGGCGGTGGGCCTACCGCTTCTGGCTGTGGGTGCGGCGCTGGACGCCAGCGCGCTGGGCTGGGGCCTGTTCAACCATCTGGGCTGGCCCGGCTGGGTCGAAGTGCTGCTGGCCGTCCTGATCCTTGATTTCGCCATCTGGGGCCAGCACCTGATCACCCACAAGATACCGCTGCTCTGGCGGCTACACCGGGTGCATCACGCCGATACCGATATCGACGTCACCACCGCGATCCGGTTTCATCCGGTTGAAATCGCGCTGTCGATGCTGCTCAAGATCGGCCTTGTCTACCTGCTGGGCCCTTCGGCGCTGGCGGTGATCCTGTTCGAGATCCTGTTGAACGGCACTGCCCTGTTCAACCACTCCAATCTTCGCTTGCCGCTTGCGCTTGACGCCGTGTTGCGCAAGGTTCTCGTCACCCCCGACATGCACCGGGTGCACCATTCGGTGCTGCGCGAGGAACATGACAGCAATTACGGCTTTGCCTTGTCGATCTGGGACCGGATGATGGGAACCTATGTTGCACAGCCCGCCAAGGGCCATGACGAAATGACCATCGGGCTGGCATGGCAGGACGACCGGCCCACGCGGTTGGGATGGAGCCTGCTGCTGCCGTTTCGCCGCCGATGA